The following are encoded in a window of Haloarcula halophila genomic DNA:
- a CDS encoding zf-TFIIB domain-containing protein, producing MTTGDDLHCLSCGATLDQRREHGVTVDYCPDCGGVWLDPGELEQLTDHSSHHHKDRDIDIEMEAEEEEEEEEGGILGTIAGALGGEEDEFEEDGFEEEGFEEEFGGEEEFGGEEEF from the coding sequence ATGACAACAGGAGACGACCTGCACTGTCTGTCGTGTGGAGCCACCTTAGACCAGCGCCGGGAACACGGAGTCACCGTCGATTACTGTCCGGACTGTGGCGGGGTCTGGCTCGACCCTGGTGAACTCGAACAGCTGACGGACCACAGCAGTCACCACCACAAAGACAGGGACATCGACATCGAGATGGAGGCAGAAGAGGAAGAAGAGGAGGAAGAGGGTGGTATCCTCGGGACAATCGCCGGCGCACTCGGCGGCGAGGAAGACGAATTCGAGGAAGACGGGTTCGAGGAAGAAGGGTTCGAGGAGGAGTTCGGCGGCGAAGAAGAATTCGGCGGGGAAGAGGAGTTCTGA
- a CDS encoding ribosome assembly factor SBDS, translating to MISLEEAVTARLESHGQRFEVLVDPDAALAIKRDEFEGDLEDVIAAEDIFEDASRGDRPPESSLEEVFDTTDPLEIIPEVIKQGEIQITAEQRREMQEQKHKQLVQRITRNAVNPQMDDAPHPPERIESALEETDFRVDPMEPVESQVDDALDALRPVIPIRFDEITVAVQVPADYAGSAQAQIRQFGDLEREEWQSDGSWVGVLTFPAGLQNDFYDLVNEHTSGQAETQIIKDEDELSTR from the coding sequence ATGATATCACTCGAAGAGGCGGTGACGGCGCGCCTCGAATCCCACGGCCAGCGGTTCGAGGTACTCGTCGACCCGGACGCAGCCCTCGCCATCAAGCGCGACGAGTTCGAGGGGGACCTGGAAGACGTGATCGCGGCCGAGGACATCTTCGAGGACGCGTCTCGCGGTGACCGGCCGCCGGAGAGCAGTCTAGAGGAGGTCTTCGACACGACGGACCCCCTGGAGATCATCCCCGAGGTCATCAAGCAAGGGGAGATCCAGATCACGGCCGAGCAACGCCGCGAGATGCAAGAACAGAAGCACAAACAGCTCGTCCAGCGTATCACGCGAAACGCCGTCAACCCGCAGATGGACGACGCACCCCACCCGCCCGAGCGGATCGAGTCGGCCCTAGAGGAGACGGACTTCCGGGTCGATCCGATGGAACCGGTCGAGAGCCAGGTCGACGACGCGTTGGACGCGTTGCGTCCCGTCATCCCGATTCGGTTCGACGAGATCACCGTCGCGGTCCAAGTGCCGGCGGACTACGCGGGTAGCGCGCAGGCACAGATCCGCCAGTTCGGCGACCTCGAACGCGAGGAGTGGCAATCTGACGGCTCCTGGGTGGGTGTGCTGACCTTCCCGGCGGGACTGCAAAACGACTTCTACGACCTCGTCAACGAACACACGAGCGGCCAGGCCGAGACACAGATAATCAAAGACGAGGACGAACTCAGTACTCGGTAG
- a CDS encoding FUN14 domain-containing protein: protein MVEFNLQQMGLEAGGGALIGGIIGFAAKKIAKLIAILVGLELALFKFLETRGILEVNWSAIGGAAQNATSSAGGATTGTPPSWITSLLSALPVSAGFATGFFVGFKKG, encoded by the coding sequence ATGGTCGAGTTCAACCTCCAACAGATGGGGCTCGAAGCGGGGGGCGGCGCGCTCATCGGTGGGATAATCGGGTTCGCCGCGAAGAAGATCGCGAAGCTCATCGCGATCCTCGTCGGCCTAGAACTGGCCCTGTTCAAGTTCCTCGAAACCCGTGGTATCCTCGAAGTCAACTGGTCGGCCATCGGCGGGGCCGCACAGAACGCGACGAGTTCGGCGGGTGGTGCGACGACCGGCACGCCACCGTCCTGGATCACCTCGCTGCTCTCGGCATTGCCGGTCAGTGCCGGCTTCGCGACCGGCTTCTTCGTCGGGTTCAAGAAGGGGTGA